The Clupea harengus chromosome 5, Ch_v2.0.2, whole genome shotgun sequence genomic sequence tgaggaaggacggtccaggatgggaaaaagcagaaaataaattcaccgcgacctcaggcctacctgcgtgtgtgtgtgtgtgtgtgtcctgtgtcgcctccatatatgcacgtgtgtgttccagtgtgtcgtgtgtgccattaaaaacctgacaaaggtcttaattattattaaagaAAAGTACCAGGATTAGGGTTCTTAACTCAtaaaaatatattaatatacTATGCtaatactatactactataTTAACTATAATACTACTATTAATGAACTATTTTGGCAGTTGTGTTGTTAACTAACTTTTAACTTTTATCACTGTAATAACTATGATAACTAAAACTGGAAGAaaccttaaagcaacactatgcaacaatttgaaaccttttgaggtatggttttataggcaactagttttggtaccatactcaaattcattttgatagcatatggtcatgtgaagcaCAGATTAACacttgtgtctttcccactagccatccaggatatgcactatgtagttctgtgttccaggctGTGTTGGCAAGTTTGTATCAGTGCCAACAGGTCTGCcgatggtgtttgcaaggtttttgcatatcttttgggtagttagcttgctagatTTGGAACCAAACTACTTATTGATGCTTTAAGAATTCTTCTGAATTTTCTAGAACATCTCAGATTACGAACTGGCATATCTCTTGTAATCTCTGCACATTGAATGCAACCCTTTCATCACCTCATTGCCAGCGAATGCTGAAGAACCAGTTTAGCCAGCACCGTGCGCAGCCATGTACATTCATGACATTCCTTTCAATAAAACCGATAGTAAAAAAGATACACATTTGTACGGAATATCACACAGTAACGACCTAAGTTTACAAGTTTTCCTCCCTTTTGACAGCCTGTGCAAATGTTTTTGTCggttattattttgttttgggTGTTTTTTCATACATTAGTTAGAATGTAAAAAACCTGAGACAGGCAATAATATTATGCAATATTGTATTGCCAGCGTTTTTTAACATAAAAAAACTACATAATGTGCCCTTCTATTATGTAAGTATAAAAAAACTCTGTTATCcctattgtgagtgtgtgtgtgtgtgtgtgtgtgtgctcaggtggGAAACACTATCATATTTCATGGGCTGGAGCACTGTGTCATGTAACTAATAATATATTATACAGATGCATGTAAGATAACCCATAGTTCActctcatacaaacaaacacacacacacagacacacaagctcacTTACCAAACATTCATATTGTTCATACTTGCTGATGATAAACATCACTAATTTGGTGGGTCACCGGTTATCATAGGGGTaaactatttgtgtgttgggAGAACCTAAACTCTAATGGCTCTGTTTTTAAAGGCAAATAATTAGATAATAGTAGCTGGTTCTGAGATGAACCTGGCTCTGATCCGGCCCAGCATCAGCTGCAATCAAAGGCATGGCGGAAGAAATATTAACGGTAAAGTGTCCGGGTCCTGTGATGAGAAGTAGTAGTAATGTAAAATGGTTCTAAGAAACAGACAGGGATTGCTTGGAGGGACATTGGGTATGTGTTTGCCCTAAAGCACTGTATGACGTTTCAGTCGAGATTTTCTCTGGAAATTGATAACTTCTCGCTAAGGTTCTATGCACCCTGGAAGTATGAATGCCCTCTTAGGTATttactgtatatgcacacatcaCATGCCTTCCTAAGAATGCATTTGCATACTTGTGAGGACAGCCTTATTTCCTTGTGTACAAACTATGTGATATAATCATGACAGTCACTTGTGCAAACACCTGTATCATCTCAATGTAGATCTGCTAGCAGGTAACCTGGCAGTGTGGCACATGTTCTATGCTCTAGACATGAAGGCACATGTTCTATGCTCTAGACATGAAATAAAGTTCAAGGCCATGCAGAGAATTGCTGAGGATCATGGCATTGACTTTCATTCTATTGGACCCTTGCAAGGCATATATTTGAATTATGTAATccatcttttgtttgtttggatattTCCCTTTTGTCTACAATTTAATACAACTAAGTAAATAGACTTGTCGAGCCAAACAGGGAAAGGCCCAGTAACAATGCAAAGAGCTCTTTATCACCTTATCACTGCCTGAGACATCAGCTTTGTCCCTGTCACCATTTAGGCAACAAATTAGCCCCTGATCTGGGATAGACCCCTGTGGTTCAGTGTATCTGAGTGTGATGTTCAGAAGGAGAGAGCACTGGACTCACTGGATGTCTTAGCTTTTGCGGGGTGAAGTTCTCCTGGAAGGACCTCTGGTTGAGAATGATGTAGACAGGGACGCCTAGCGAAGCGACTGTATGAAGATCGCCAATCACAGCACTGTCTgacagtctgtctgtcactaTGGCAACGACCTGAGaacacaaacaagaccagtaCAGCATAATGTTACTAATATGTATGTGATGTATaattgtgagattgtgtgtgttagaatgaTAATCTAAAGGTCACTGAACACACTAAACAGAAGCTGTTGAAATATTGAATGCAAAGTGCATAGTATTTGTAAGTATTGGTGACtaaatcatatacacacatatctaaGCTGTTCATGATATAAAGGTCATACAACTTATCAGATGAGACCATTGATTGCAGAATAGGCTTTATTTAAATGTGCTAGTTCAGTATGCACAGCAGAATCAGCATCACACAGCATCCATGCAGAGTTAAATTCACACCATGGGTATTagcctggtattagccaatcaaacgtatcgtgttttccgttccggtcagatgacaagttttaaccaatcagagaccagaattacttACTTACTTCCAACCTTACCACCCATTGTCTGGTTACCACCCACCCTTTACCGACAGGTGCATCTCAGTGTCTTACCTGTTTCGCCCCTTGTAGAAGCTTCCTCACCACCTCTCGCACAGGCGGCGCGTCCTCCACCGGTGGGCTGGTGTACACTCTGGCCTGGCCCATGCAGTCCCAACACTCTTTCTCTGGCCAGCCCAGCTCCAGAGGCGGAACAGGGGCGTCAGAGTGCACAGGGAAGTAGATTGCGGAGAAATCGTTCAtctcctgtccctctccatccccctggtagtccgcctcctcctccagcaccacctGACTGCTGTGGTAGTCCTGGGCCCAGCCGCTGAGCTGGTTCACCTCCTCGGGCGACAGGAAGGGGTCAAGCCGCTCGCCGTTGAGTTGCATGTAGAAGGCGCCAGACCCGCCGGTCAGCAGGCACTCCAGAGCGCAACGCTCCGACTCACTGTGCAGGAACTGCGGGCAGGCCTCGGTCACCGGCTCAAACACCACATCTTCATCCAAGCTCTGCTCGTGCGAGTTTGACATGGCGACGCTGAACTCCTGCCTCTGCAGGTGGCTACAGCGAACAGACTGTTTGATTAAATGTCAAAGGGGCTGTTGACTATCCAGGAGGTGAGGTGATGGATTCTGCGTTTACATAACTGGTGTGACGGCAAACAGCTGTCACCAGTGAGTGTATTtctgttgaagaatgttcagAAAACTATAGTGGCGCCAAcacagtgaggagagagtgttCATTCCAAAGACCCGATCATCAGAAACAGCCACGATAAATCCAACAGTGAAACTTCCACGAGTGCTCCATACACTCCCCCCCACCtgtgaaaacatttaaacaaaacagaaacttAGAAAACACTTAAAGAATGTTCCCTGCCCTCCTCAAACAAGTAACACATAACTTATTAACACGGTAGATGAGAGGGCAGATACAACATTTAGTTCAAATCTTACATTAGACAACAAGGAATAGACACACAGAGCTACAGCTTGAGAGAACATCTTACCCATTTCAGTGCTGGACATGTAACAGCTTACTTCTGGTAGGTTGCcgtctcctcatctcctccctttctttaGTCTGTACCTTTTCTAAGACTGACAGATAACCTTTCCGTAACTTGGAAGTCAGTGAAAAATCCTTTTGCTCCGTTCTCATGTGCCGTAATACAACTTTTCAAAAGCCCAAACTGTCCTCAAGTTCCCTCCATAATGGACATATCTAATTTATCCCTAACTAAATGTGAGATGGCTCCCTGTATCACGTCCCTGTGCATGTAGCGTCCTTTCCTCTTTGTGAaggtgtgaagtgtgaagttaATTTCGCATGTACTGTACAGGGAGGGTTCTCTGTCACTGGTCCTACCAGATGAACTGGTCTGCAGTGAAGACATCCTCCTGGCATCCCTTAGCCACAGCCAATGAGAAGTGGCCCAGAGGCTAGCTCTGCCCTATGAAACCTCTAAGCTTTCCCTAAGGGATGGATTTAATCTCTTTGTAAGGCTGTACGTTTCAGGCTAGTAACCTTTGGATCTTAAAAAGCGTATGGACTTTTAATTTCGACTCTGCAGTTATAAGGTGTGGGTCAGGTGTGggtattaaaggtacagtgtgta encodes the following:
- the fam83e gene encoding protein FAM83E — encoded protein: MSNSHEQSLDEDVVFEPVTEACPQFLHSESERCALECLLTGGSGAFYMQLNGERLDPFLSPEEVNQLSGWAQDYHSSQVVLEEEADYQGDGEGQEMNDFSAIYFPVHSDAPVPPLELGWPEKECWDCMGQARVYTSPPVEDAPPVREVVRKLLQGAKQVVAIVTDRLSDSAVIGDLHTVASLGVPVYIILNQRSFQENFTPQKLRHPNIRVRILGGKSFCSRDGKMVVGELKDNFVLVDLEKVMVGSYR